A stretch of Gallus gallus isolate bGalGal1 chromosome 2, bGalGal1.mat.broiler.GRCg7b, whole genome shotgun sequence DNA encodes these proteins:
- the SLC25A40 gene encoding solute carrier family 25 member 40 isoform X4, with protein sequence MLLSPLLKQKVSRFVFSEDKVMAEMSNSNFSKTTSIQQAVSSCCGAIITSLFVTPLDVVKTRLQVQSNPFPRGKCFVYSNGQMDHTCVCENGDGKACYRRNGHFKGTLDAFVKIIQVEGIKTLWSGLSPTLIMALPTTIIYFACYEKLSEALKSRLGKDNDQIPLVAGSLSRFVSVTVVSPLELIRTRMQYHTLSYKQLHLSIRSKVARDGWLSLWRGWSTTILRDVPFSAVYWYNYERFKKMMCKNAGAREPTFFIAFTAGAASGSIAAVVTLPFDVVKTHRQTELWESETLQNPQRDSASTWTLMRKIVAKKGIAGLFAGITPRLFKVAPSCAIMISTYEYGKAFFRHLNEKTNQHP encoded by the exons ATGCTCCTAAGCCCTTTGTTGAAGCAAAAGGTAAG CAGATTTGTCTTCTCTGAGGATAAAGTGATGGCTGAAATGAGTAATAGTAACTTCAGCAAAACAACCAGTATTCAGCAGGCAGTGTCCTCTTGCTGCGGAGCTATAATTACATCATTGTTTG TAACTCCTCTTGATGTTGTCAAAACTCGACTGCAAGTCCAGAGCAATCCGTTCCCCAGAG GAAAGTGTTTTGTATACTCCAATGGCCAAATGGATCATACATGTGTTTGTGAGAATGGAGATGGCAAAGCATGCTATAGAAGAAATGGGCATTTCAAAGGGACATTG GATGCTTTTGTGAAAATTATTCAAGTGGAGGGAATTAAAACTCTCTGGAGTGGACTTTCCCCCACGCT AATAATGGCTCTTCCTACCACAATAATCTATTTTGCCTGCTATGAAAAACTAAGTGAAGCTCTGAAGTCTAGACTAGGAAAGGATAATGACCAGATTCCACTTGTTGCAGGTTCCTTAAGCAGAT ttgtttcagtTACTGTAGTGAGTCCCCTGGAGCTGATCAGAACTAGAATGCAGTATCACACATTGTCCTACAAGCAACTGCACTTGAGCATCAGGAGTAAAGTGGCCAGAGATGGGTGGCTTTCCCTGTGGAGGGGCTGGAGCACTACTATTCTGAGAGATGTACCTTTCTCAG CAGTGTACTGGTATAATTATGAACGTTTCAAGAAGATGATGTGCAAGAATGCTGGTGCACGTGAACCAAccttttttattgcttttactGCAGGAGCAGCATCAGGTTCT ATCGCAGCTGTTGTAACTCTGCCATTTGATGTAGTGAAAACACACAGGCAGACTGAACTTTGGGAGAGTGAGACTTTACAAA ATCCACAGAGGGACTCCGCATCTACCTGGACACTTATGAGGAAAATTGTCGCAAAAAAAGGGATTGCTGGATTATTTGCTG GTATTACTCCACGGCTGTTTAAAGTTGCTCCTTCTTGCGCCATAATGATCAGCACATATGAATATGGGAAGGCTTTCTTCagacatttaaatgaaaagacaaaCCAGCATCCTTAA
- the SLC25A40 gene encoding solute carrier family 25 member 40 isoform X1 → MLLSPLLKQKVRFVFSEDKVMAEMSNSNFSKTTSIQQAVSSCCGAIITSLFVTPLDVVKTRLQVQSNPFPRGKCFVYSNGQMDHTCVCENGDGKACYRRNGHFKGTLDAFVKIIQVEGIKTLWSGLSPTLIMALPTTIIYFACYEKLSEALKSRLGKDNDQIPLVAGSLSRFVSVTVVSPLELIRTRMQYHTLSYKQLHLSIRSKVARDGWLSLWRGWSTTILRDVPFSAVYWYNYERFKKMMCKNAGAREPTFFIAFTAGAASGSIAAVVTLPFDVVKTHRQTELWESETLQSKLQRDSASTWTLMRKIVAKKGIAGLFAGITPRLFKVAPSCAIMISTYEYGKAFFRHLNEKTNQHP, encoded by the exons ATGCTCCTAAGCCCTTTGTTGAAGCAAAAGGTAAG ATTTGTCTTCTCTGAGGATAAAGTGATGGCTGAAATGAGTAATAGTAACTTCAGCAAAACAACCAGTATTCAGCAGGCAGTGTCCTCTTGCTGCGGAGCTATAATTACATCATTGTTTG TAACTCCTCTTGATGTTGTCAAAACTCGACTGCAAGTCCAGAGCAATCCGTTCCCCAGAG GAAAGTGTTTTGTATACTCCAATGGCCAAATGGATCATACATGTGTTTGTGAGAATGGAGATGGCAAAGCATGCTATAGAAGAAATGGGCATTTCAAAGGGACATTG GATGCTTTTGTGAAAATTATTCAAGTGGAGGGAATTAAAACTCTCTGGAGTGGACTTTCCCCCACGCT AATAATGGCTCTTCCTACCACAATAATCTATTTTGCCTGCTATGAAAAACTAAGTGAAGCTCTGAAGTCTAGACTAGGAAAGGATAATGACCAGATTCCACTTGTTGCAGGTTCCTTAAGCAGAT ttgtttcagtTACTGTAGTGAGTCCCCTGGAGCTGATCAGAACTAGAATGCAGTATCACACATTGTCCTACAAGCAACTGCACTTGAGCATCAGGAGTAAAGTGGCCAGAGATGGGTGGCTTTCCCTGTGGAGGGGCTGGAGCACTACTATTCTGAGAGATGTACCTTTCTCAG CAGTGTACTGGTATAATTATGAACGTTTCAAGAAGATGATGTGCAAGAATGCTGGTGCACGTGAACCAAccttttttattgcttttactGCAGGAGCAGCATCAGGTTCT ATCGCAGCTGTTGTAACTCTGCCATTTGATGTAGTGAAAACACACAGGCAGACTGAACTTTGGGAGAGTGAGACTTTACAAAGTAAGTTGCAG AGGGACTCCGCATCTACCTGGACACTTATGAGGAAAATTGTCGCAAAAAAAGGGATTGCTGGATTATTTGCTG GTATTACTCCACGGCTGTTTAAAGTTGCTCCTTCTTGCGCCATAATGATCAGCACATATGAATATGGGAAGGCTTTCTTCagacatttaaatgaaaagacaaaCCAGCATCCTTAA
- the SLC25A40 gene encoding solute carrier family 25 member 40 isoform X5 has product MLLSPLLKQKVSRFVFSEDKVMAEMSNSNFSKTTSIQQAVSSCCGAIITSLFVTPLDVVKTRLQVQSNPFPRGKCFVYSNGQMDHTCVCENGDGKACYRRNGHFKGTLDAFVKIIQVEGIKTLWSGLSPTLIMALPTTIIYFACYEKLSEALKSRLGKDNDQIPLVAGSLSRFVSVTVVSPLELIRTRMQYHTLSYKQLHLSIRSKVARDGWLSLWRGWSTTILRDVPFSVYWYNYERFKKMMCKNAGAREPTFFIAFTAGAASGSIAAVVTLPFDVVKTHRQTELWESETLQSKLQRDSASTWTLMRKIVAKKGIAGLFAGITPRLFKVAPSCAIMISTYEYGKAFFRHLNEKTNQHP; this is encoded by the exons ATGCTCCTAAGCCCTTTGTTGAAGCAAAAGGTAAG CAGATTTGTCTTCTCTGAGGATAAAGTGATGGCTGAAATGAGTAATAGTAACTTCAGCAAAACAACCAGTATTCAGCAGGCAGTGTCCTCTTGCTGCGGAGCTATAATTACATCATTGTTTG TAACTCCTCTTGATGTTGTCAAAACTCGACTGCAAGTCCAGAGCAATCCGTTCCCCAGAG GAAAGTGTTTTGTATACTCCAATGGCCAAATGGATCATACATGTGTTTGTGAGAATGGAGATGGCAAAGCATGCTATAGAAGAAATGGGCATTTCAAAGGGACATTG GATGCTTTTGTGAAAATTATTCAAGTGGAGGGAATTAAAACTCTCTGGAGTGGACTTTCCCCCACGCT AATAATGGCTCTTCCTACCACAATAATCTATTTTGCCTGCTATGAAAAACTAAGTGAAGCTCTGAAGTCTAGACTAGGAAAGGATAATGACCAGATTCCACTTGTTGCAGGTTCCTTAAGCAGAT ttgtttcagtTACTGTAGTGAGTCCCCTGGAGCTGATCAGAACTAGAATGCAGTATCACACATTGTCCTACAAGCAACTGCACTTGAGCATCAGGAGTAAAGTGGCCAGAGATGGGTGGCTTTCCCTGTGGAGGGGCTGGAGCACTACTATTCTGAGAGATGTACCTTTCTCAG TGTACTGGTATAATTATGAACGTTTCAAGAAGATGATGTGCAAGAATGCTGGTGCACGTGAACCAAccttttttattgcttttactGCAGGAGCAGCATCAGGTTCT ATCGCAGCTGTTGTAACTCTGCCATTTGATGTAGTGAAAACACACAGGCAGACTGAACTTTGGGAGAGTGAGACTTTACAAAGTAAGTTGCAG AGGGACTCCGCATCTACCTGGACACTTATGAGGAAAATTGTCGCAAAAAAAGGGATTGCTGGATTATTTGCTG GTATTACTCCACGGCTGTTTAAAGTTGCTCCTTCTTGCGCCATAATGATCAGCACATATGAATATGGGAAGGCTTTCTTCagacatttaaatgaaaagacaaaCCAGCATCCTTAA
- the SLC25A40 gene encoding solute carrier family 25 member 40 isoform X2, whose protein sequence is MLLSPLLKQKVRFVFSEDKVMAEMSNSNFSKTTSIQQAVSSCCGAIITSLFVTPLDVVKTRLQVQSNPFPRGKCFVYSNGQMDHTCVCENGDGKACYRRNGHFKGTLDAFVKIIQVEGIKTLWSGLSPTLIMALPTTIIYFACYEKLSEALKSRLGKDNDQIPLVAGSLSRFVSVTVVSPLELIRTRMQYHTLSYKQLHLSIRSKVARDGWLSLWRGWSTTILRDVPFSVYWYNYERFKKMMCKNAGAREPTFFIAFTAGAASGSIAAVVTLPFDVVKTHRQTELWESETLQSKLQRDSASTWTLMRKIVAKKGIAGLFAGITPRLFKVAPSCAIMISTYEYGKAFFRHLNEKTNQHP, encoded by the exons ATGCTCCTAAGCCCTTTGTTGAAGCAAAAGGTAAG ATTTGTCTTCTCTGAGGATAAAGTGATGGCTGAAATGAGTAATAGTAACTTCAGCAAAACAACCAGTATTCAGCAGGCAGTGTCCTCTTGCTGCGGAGCTATAATTACATCATTGTTTG TAACTCCTCTTGATGTTGTCAAAACTCGACTGCAAGTCCAGAGCAATCCGTTCCCCAGAG GAAAGTGTTTTGTATACTCCAATGGCCAAATGGATCATACATGTGTTTGTGAGAATGGAGATGGCAAAGCATGCTATAGAAGAAATGGGCATTTCAAAGGGACATTG GATGCTTTTGTGAAAATTATTCAAGTGGAGGGAATTAAAACTCTCTGGAGTGGACTTTCCCCCACGCT AATAATGGCTCTTCCTACCACAATAATCTATTTTGCCTGCTATGAAAAACTAAGTGAAGCTCTGAAGTCTAGACTAGGAAAGGATAATGACCAGATTCCACTTGTTGCAGGTTCCTTAAGCAGAT ttgtttcagtTACTGTAGTGAGTCCCCTGGAGCTGATCAGAACTAGAATGCAGTATCACACATTGTCCTACAAGCAACTGCACTTGAGCATCAGGAGTAAAGTGGCCAGAGATGGGTGGCTTTCCCTGTGGAGGGGCTGGAGCACTACTATTCTGAGAGATGTACCTTTCTCAG TGTACTGGTATAATTATGAACGTTTCAAGAAGATGATGTGCAAGAATGCTGGTGCACGTGAACCAAccttttttattgcttttactGCAGGAGCAGCATCAGGTTCT ATCGCAGCTGTTGTAACTCTGCCATTTGATGTAGTGAAAACACACAGGCAGACTGAACTTTGGGAGAGTGAGACTTTACAAAGTAAGTTGCAG AGGGACTCCGCATCTACCTGGACACTTATGAGGAAAATTGTCGCAAAAAAAGGGATTGCTGGATTATTTGCTG GTATTACTCCACGGCTGTTTAAAGTTGCTCCTTCTTGCGCCATAATGATCAGCACATATGAATATGGGAAGGCTTTCTTCagacatttaaatgaaaagacaaaCCAGCATCCTTAA
- the SLC25A40 gene encoding solute carrier family 25 member 40 isoform X3 → MLLSPLLKQKVSRFVFSEDKVMAEMSNSNFSKTTSIQQAVSSCCGAIITSLFVTPLDVVKTRLQVQSNPFPRGKCFVYSNGQMDHTCVCENGDGKACYRRNGHFKGTLDAFVKIIQVEGIKTLWSGLSPTLIMALPTTIIYFACYEKLSEALKSRLGKDNDQIPLVAGSLSRFVSVTVVSPLELIRTRMQYHTLSYKQLHLSIRSKVARDGWLSLWRGWSTTILRDVPFSAVYWYNYERFKKMMCKNAGAREPTFFIAFTAGAASGSIAAVVTLPFDVVKTHRQTELWESETLQSKLQRDSASTWTLMRKIVAKKGIAGLFAGITPRLFKVAPSCAIMISTYEYGKAFFRHLNEKTNQHP, encoded by the exons ATGCTCCTAAGCCCTTTGTTGAAGCAAAAGGTAAG CAGATTTGTCTTCTCTGAGGATAAAGTGATGGCTGAAATGAGTAATAGTAACTTCAGCAAAACAACCAGTATTCAGCAGGCAGTGTCCTCTTGCTGCGGAGCTATAATTACATCATTGTTTG TAACTCCTCTTGATGTTGTCAAAACTCGACTGCAAGTCCAGAGCAATCCGTTCCCCAGAG GAAAGTGTTTTGTATACTCCAATGGCCAAATGGATCATACATGTGTTTGTGAGAATGGAGATGGCAAAGCATGCTATAGAAGAAATGGGCATTTCAAAGGGACATTG GATGCTTTTGTGAAAATTATTCAAGTGGAGGGAATTAAAACTCTCTGGAGTGGACTTTCCCCCACGCT AATAATGGCTCTTCCTACCACAATAATCTATTTTGCCTGCTATGAAAAACTAAGTGAAGCTCTGAAGTCTAGACTAGGAAAGGATAATGACCAGATTCCACTTGTTGCAGGTTCCTTAAGCAGAT ttgtttcagtTACTGTAGTGAGTCCCCTGGAGCTGATCAGAACTAGAATGCAGTATCACACATTGTCCTACAAGCAACTGCACTTGAGCATCAGGAGTAAAGTGGCCAGAGATGGGTGGCTTTCCCTGTGGAGGGGCTGGAGCACTACTATTCTGAGAGATGTACCTTTCTCAG CAGTGTACTGGTATAATTATGAACGTTTCAAGAAGATGATGTGCAAGAATGCTGGTGCACGTGAACCAAccttttttattgcttttactGCAGGAGCAGCATCAGGTTCT ATCGCAGCTGTTGTAACTCTGCCATTTGATGTAGTGAAAACACACAGGCAGACTGAACTTTGGGAGAGTGAGACTTTACAAAGTAAGTTGCAG AGGGACTCCGCATCTACCTGGACACTTATGAGGAAAATTGTCGCAAAAAAAGGGATTGCTGGATTATTTGCTG GTATTACTCCACGGCTGTTTAAAGTTGCTCCTTCTTGCGCCATAATGATCAGCACATATGAATATGGGAAGGCTTTCTTCagacatttaaatgaaaagacaaaCCAGCATCCTTAA
- the SLC25A40 gene encoding solute carrier family 25 member 40 isoform X7, with protein sequence MLLSPLLKQKVSRFVFSEDKVMAEMSNSNFSKTTSIQQAVSSCCGAIITSLFVTPLDVVKTRLQVQSNPFPRGKCFVYSNGQMDHTCVCENGDGKACYRRNGHFKGTLDAFVKIIQVEGIKTLWSGLSPTLIMALPTTIIYFACYEKLSEALKSRLGKDNDQIPLVAGSLSRFVSVTVVSPLELIRTRMQYHTLSYKQLHLSIRSKVARDGWLSLWRGWSTTILRDVPFSGAASGSIAAVVTLPFDVVKTHRQTELWESETLQNPQRDSASTWTLMRKIVAKKGIAGLFAGITPRLFKVAPSCAIMISTYEYGKAFFRHLNEKTNQHP encoded by the exons ATGCTCCTAAGCCCTTTGTTGAAGCAAAAGGTAAG CAGATTTGTCTTCTCTGAGGATAAAGTGATGGCTGAAATGAGTAATAGTAACTTCAGCAAAACAACCAGTATTCAGCAGGCAGTGTCCTCTTGCTGCGGAGCTATAATTACATCATTGTTTG TAACTCCTCTTGATGTTGTCAAAACTCGACTGCAAGTCCAGAGCAATCCGTTCCCCAGAG GAAAGTGTTTTGTATACTCCAATGGCCAAATGGATCATACATGTGTTTGTGAGAATGGAGATGGCAAAGCATGCTATAGAAGAAATGGGCATTTCAAAGGGACATTG GATGCTTTTGTGAAAATTATTCAAGTGGAGGGAATTAAAACTCTCTGGAGTGGACTTTCCCCCACGCT AATAATGGCTCTTCCTACCACAATAATCTATTTTGCCTGCTATGAAAAACTAAGTGAAGCTCTGAAGTCTAGACTAGGAAAGGATAATGACCAGATTCCACTTGTTGCAGGTTCCTTAAGCAGAT ttgtttcagtTACTGTAGTGAGTCCCCTGGAGCTGATCAGAACTAGAATGCAGTATCACACATTGTCCTACAAGCAACTGCACTTGAGCATCAGGAGTAAAGTGGCCAGAGATGGGTGGCTTTCCCTGTGGAGGGGCTGGAGCACTACTATTCTGAGAGATGTACCTTTCTCAG GAGCAGCATCAGGTTCT ATCGCAGCTGTTGTAACTCTGCCATTTGATGTAGTGAAAACACACAGGCAGACTGAACTTTGGGAGAGTGAGACTTTACAAA ATCCACAGAGGGACTCCGCATCTACCTGGACACTTATGAGGAAAATTGTCGCAAAAAAAGGGATTGCTGGATTATTTGCTG GTATTACTCCACGGCTGTTTAAAGTTGCTCCTTCTTGCGCCATAATGATCAGCACATATGAATATGGGAAGGCTTTCTTCagacatttaaatgaaaagacaaaCCAGCATCCTTAA
- the SLC25A40 gene encoding solute carrier family 25 member 40 isoform X6: protein MLLSPLLKQKVSRFVFSEDKVMAEMSNSNFSKTTSIQQAVSSCCGAIITSLFVTPLDVVKTRLQVQSNPFPRGKCFVYSNGQMDHTCVCENGDGKACYRRNGHFKGTLDAFVKIIQVEGIKTLWSGLSPTLIMALPTTIIYFACYEKLSEALKSRLGKDNDQIPLVAGSLSRFVSVTVVSPLELIRTRMQYHTLSYKQLHLSIRSKVARDGWLSLWRGWSTTILRDVPFSGAASGSIAAVVTLPFDVVKTHRQTELWESETLQSKLQRDSASTWTLMRKIVAKKGIAGLFAGITPRLFKVAPSCAIMISTYEYGKAFFRHLNEKTNQHP, encoded by the exons ATGCTCCTAAGCCCTTTGTTGAAGCAAAAGGTAAG CAGATTTGTCTTCTCTGAGGATAAAGTGATGGCTGAAATGAGTAATAGTAACTTCAGCAAAACAACCAGTATTCAGCAGGCAGTGTCCTCTTGCTGCGGAGCTATAATTACATCATTGTTTG TAACTCCTCTTGATGTTGTCAAAACTCGACTGCAAGTCCAGAGCAATCCGTTCCCCAGAG GAAAGTGTTTTGTATACTCCAATGGCCAAATGGATCATACATGTGTTTGTGAGAATGGAGATGGCAAAGCATGCTATAGAAGAAATGGGCATTTCAAAGGGACATTG GATGCTTTTGTGAAAATTATTCAAGTGGAGGGAATTAAAACTCTCTGGAGTGGACTTTCCCCCACGCT AATAATGGCTCTTCCTACCACAATAATCTATTTTGCCTGCTATGAAAAACTAAGTGAAGCTCTGAAGTCTAGACTAGGAAAGGATAATGACCAGATTCCACTTGTTGCAGGTTCCTTAAGCAGAT ttgtttcagtTACTGTAGTGAGTCCCCTGGAGCTGATCAGAACTAGAATGCAGTATCACACATTGTCCTACAAGCAACTGCACTTGAGCATCAGGAGTAAAGTGGCCAGAGATGGGTGGCTTTCCCTGTGGAGGGGCTGGAGCACTACTATTCTGAGAGATGTACCTTTCTCAG GAGCAGCATCAGGTTCT ATCGCAGCTGTTGTAACTCTGCCATTTGATGTAGTGAAAACACACAGGCAGACTGAACTTTGGGAGAGTGAGACTTTACAAAGTAAGTTGCAG AGGGACTCCGCATCTACCTGGACACTTATGAGGAAAATTGTCGCAAAAAAAGGGATTGCTGGATTATTTGCTG GTATTACTCCACGGCTGTTTAAAGTTGCTCCTTCTTGCGCCATAATGATCAGCACATATGAATATGGGAAGGCTTTCTTCagacatttaaatgaaaagacaaaCCAGCATCCTTAA
- the SLC25A40 gene encoding solute carrier family 25 member 40 isoform X8 produces MLLSPLLKQKVSRFVFSEDKVMAEMSNSNFSKTTSIQQAVSSCCGAIITSLFVTPLDVVKTRLQVQSNPFPRGKCFVYSNGQMDHTCVCENGDGKACYRRNGHFKGTLDAFVKIIQVEGIKTLWSGLSPTLIMALPTTIIYFACYEKLSEALKSRLGKDNDQIPLVAGSLSRFVSVTVVSPLELIRTRMQYHTLSYKQLHLSIRSKVARDGWLSLWRGWSTTILRDVPFSAVYWYNYERFKKMMCKNAGAREPTFFIAFTAGAASGSIAAVVTLPFDVVKTHRQTELWESETLQSKLQIHRGTPHLPGHL; encoded by the exons ATGCTCCTAAGCCCTTTGTTGAAGCAAAAGGTAAG CAGATTTGTCTTCTCTGAGGATAAAGTGATGGCTGAAATGAGTAATAGTAACTTCAGCAAAACAACCAGTATTCAGCAGGCAGTGTCCTCTTGCTGCGGAGCTATAATTACATCATTGTTTG TAACTCCTCTTGATGTTGTCAAAACTCGACTGCAAGTCCAGAGCAATCCGTTCCCCAGAG GAAAGTGTTTTGTATACTCCAATGGCCAAATGGATCATACATGTGTTTGTGAGAATGGAGATGGCAAAGCATGCTATAGAAGAAATGGGCATTTCAAAGGGACATTG GATGCTTTTGTGAAAATTATTCAAGTGGAGGGAATTAAAACTCTCTGGAGTGGACTTTCCCCCACGCT AATAATGGCTCTTCCTACCACAATAATCTATTTTGCCTGCTATGAAAAACTAAGTGAAGCTCTGAAGTCTAGACTAGGAAAGGATAATGACCAGATTCCACTTGTTGCAGGTTCCTTAAGCAGAT ttgtttcagtTACTGTAGTGAGTCCCCTGGAGCTGATCAGAACTAGAATGCAGTATCACACATTGTCCTACAAGCAACTGCACTTGAGCATCAGGAGTAAAGTGGCCAGAGATGGGTGGCTTTCCCTGTGGAGGGGCTGGAGCACTACTATTCTGAGAGATGTACCTTTCTCAG CAGTGTACTGGTATAATTATGAACGTTTCAAGAAGATGATGTGCAAGAATGCTGGTGCACGTGAACCAAccttttttattgcttttactGCAGGAGCAGCATCAGGTTCT ATCGCAGCTGTTGTAACTCTGCCATTTGATGTAGTGAAAACACACAGGCAGACTGAACTTTGGGAGAGTGAGACTTTACAAAGTAAGTTGCAG ATCCACAGAGGGACTCCGCATCTACCTGGACACTTATGA